The proteins below come from a single Miscanthus floridulus cultivar M001 chromosome 1, ASM1932011v1, whole genome shotgun sequence genomic window:
- the LOC136456770 gene encoding uncharacterized protein yields MADQPKLRPLLEALERLCSRGLMVAVVMVAFHRRRGMGDVRASPPLVPEDAEWWVVNRAHAKVYKEQKDAKEARRKRKSLEHGELEKRRRQQRHDGLPVEPSPSPSSTDSSSDDDESEVGWGPLAHLPDVGGTVPRVSASSPASLGGGGEDASGLAIARPRAEADAPEAWALGKRAISLVGSTVEVEQMMVGATQWPLQRVEGALESSEGRPVTADTEAVPPPFRKHQAEALALVPCKALKATEVATKQAEEEEPTLGEAEAHESDEAEVPSITKDTKAKAEALRTSEAKVAEAEALRASEAKVVDVGAPRTAEAEVAEASLGVVEPAAQDVEMEAGQASVPPSVQDPPPSQESAREVEVHSISSDDTSWGKEVVDAEATSTVEWPAPTLGEGSSALVQSTEVEDLRLRCVDMKAEAAIAREQAAPLAARIKELEEELTQVAGKRDTFRSRAEQVEVSAKAVAGQLGVEQGAHLLTKGALAEALKVVKVSWVKALAWKEKAKRTLAIVSSHYVGIDLEAISDGYVLAKDDKEAKEEVMKLVEVAEAPGMALAKLFEEEVVPPTPSADAGDPKF; encoded by the exons atggctgatcagcccaagctgcggcCGCTCCTAGAGGCGTTGGAGAGGCTATGCAGCCGTGGCCTTATGGTGGCTGTGGTCATggtggccttccaccgccggagg gggatgggggatgtgcgagcctccccgccgcttGTTCCTGAGGATGCAGAGTGGTGGGTGGTGAACAGGGCACATGCCAAGGTGTATAAGGAGCAGAAGGACGCtaaggaggcaaggcgcaagaggaagagcctcgagcaTGGCGAGCTAGAGAAACGTCGCCGACAGcagaggcacgatggtctccCAGTGGAGCCGTCTCCATCACCGTCGTCGACAGATTCCTCGAGCGATGATGATGAGagcgaggtggggtggggtccTCTGgcccatctccctgatgtcggggggACTGTGCCCAGGGTGTCAGCGAGCAGCCCAGcatctctaggaggaggaggagaggatgcctcagGGCTAGCGATCGCCCGCCCTAGGGCTGAGGCCGACGCGCCCGAGGCATGGGCGTTGGGGAAGCGCGCCATCAGTCTAGTGGGCTCGACGGTAGAGGTGGAGCAGATGATGGTGGGGGCGACCCAATGGCCTTTGCAGAGGGTAGAGGGGGCATTGGAGTCCAGTGAGGGCCGTCCAGTGACGGCGGACACggaggccgtgccaccgccgtt CCGGAAGCATCAGGCAGAAGCGCTCGCCCTGGTGCcatgtaaggcgctcaag GCTACCGAGGTGGCCACAAagcaagcggaggaggaggagcctacgctcggcgaggccgaggcccatgaGTCAGATGAAGCCGAGGTGCCTTCAATTACTAAGGACACTAAGGCCAAGGCCGAGGCCCTTAGGACTTCTGAGGCCAAGGTGGCGGAGGCCGAGGCCCTTAGGGCTTCGGAGGCCAAAGTGGTGGACGTCGGGGCTCCCCGGACtgccgaggccgaggtggcggaggctagTTTGGGCGTGGTGGAGCCGGCCGCCCAGGATGTGGAgatggaggcggggcaagcttcgGTACCGCCCTCGGTCCAAGACCCACCGCCGTCACAGGAGAGCGCtcgggaggtggaggttcattcaatctcctccgacgatacttcttgggggaaggaggtggtggaCGCTGAGGCGACCAGTACCGTGGAGTGGCCAGCTCCGACCTTGGGTgaggggagctcggccctcgtccag agcacagaggtggaggacctccgccttcgctgtgttGATATGAAGGCTGAGGCAGCCATAGCtcgggagcaggccgcccctttggctgcacggatcaaggagctggaggaggagttgaCTCAGGTGGCCGGcaagcgggacaccttcaggtcccgagCCGAACAAGTGGAGGTCTCTGCCAAGGCCGTTgccgggcagctgggggtggAGCAGGGAGCGCACCTGCTAACAAAAGGTGCCttggcagaggccctcaaggtggtcaAGGTCTCCTGGGTCAAGGCTTTAGCCTGGAAGGAAAAGGCCAAG cgcaccctggccatcgtctcctcgcactacgtcgGCATTGACCttgaggccatcagcgatggttaCGTCTTGGCTAAGGATGACAAGGAGGCTAAGGaagaggtcatgaagctggtggaggtggctgaggcccctggcatggcgctggccaagctgttcgaagaggaggtggttcctcctacgccgagCGCCGATGCTGGTGACCCTAAGTTCtaa
- the LOC136483802 gene encoding transcription factor MYB120-like, with protein sequence MEKSPGTGAAPTSWPEEEVVVEGHAHAEDVTEQEATPVVLKKGPWTAAEDAMLIDHVRHHGEGNWNAVQRMTGLLRCGKSCRLRWTNHLRPNLKKGSFSPDEELLISQLHAQLGNKWARMAAHLPGRTDNEIKNYWNTRTKRRQRAGLPVYPPEVQLHLALSKRCRYDDFSPLASPQLSGTANAQALGAAASAGYASSRPAPLDLARQLAVPNQQTVQFLSPAPFSAPSSPWEKPFARNSQYFQLAHSSPVSPSTPTGPMHPATPDLSLGYGVRGVTDQSRLPPLSPSPGPRVELPSNQYGQPTPPTSAATTATAGFGGGVALPDHQNAASLEKMLQELHDVIKVDPPALVPANGGGGAALERHDGGVPENRFSGVQHRVDDDMDTLLGLVHPALSAPETVPPAAASNHSGSTSQHSSDDQNPSTVDLHVAGGTSSSDQDWGLDGVCKWSNMSRIC encoded by the exons ATGGAGAAGAGTCCCGGTACCGGTGCGGCGCCGACATCATGGcccgaggaggaggtggtggtggagggccATGCACATGCTGAGGATGTGACGGAGCAGGAGGCGACGCCAGTGGTGCTCAAAAAGGGGCCGTGGACGGCCGCGGAGGATGCCATGCTCATTGACCACGTCCGGCACCATGGCGAGGGGAACTGGAACGCAGTGCAGAGGATGACCGGCCTGCTTCGCTGCGGCAAGAGCTGCCGCCTGCGCTGGACCAACCACCTCCGCCCCAACCTCAAGAAGGGCTCCTTCTCCCCCGACGAGGAGCTCCTCATCTCCCAGCTCCACGCGCAGCTCGGCAACAAGTGGGCGCGCATGGCCGCGCAT CTGCCGGGGAGGACGGACAACGAGATCAAGAACTACTGGAACACGAGGACCAAGCGCCGCCAGCGCGCCGGCCTGCCCGTGTACCCGCCGGAGGtgcagctccacctcgccctcTCCAAGCGCTGTCGCTACGACGACTTCTCGCCGCTGGCGTCCCCGCAGCTGTCGGGGACGGCCAATGCCCAGGCGCTGGGCGCCGCCGCATCGGCCGGGTACGCCAGCTCCCGCCCGGCGCCGCTCGACCTGGCTCGCCAACTCGCCGTGCCCAACCAGCAGACGGTGCAGTTCCTCTCGCCGGCGCCCTTCTCGGCACCGTCGTCCCCGTGGGAGAAGCCGTTCGCCCGGAACTCCCAGTACTTCCAGCTCGCGCACTCGTCGCCCGTGTCCCCGTCGACGCCGACCGGGCCGATGCACCCGGCCACGCCGGACCTGTCCCTCGGCTACGGCGTGCGCGGCGTCACCGACCAGAGCAGGCTCCCGCCGCTCTCGCCGTCCCCTGGCCCCAGAGTGGAGCTCCCTTCAAACCAATACGGCCAGCCGACGCCGCCGACCtcggccgccaccaccgccaccgccggatTTGGAGGTGGTGTAGCGCTGCCGGATCATCAGAACGCGGCGAGCCTTGAGAAGATGCTGCAGGAGCTGCATGACGTCATCAAGGTCGATCCGCCGGCTCTGGTCCCggccaacggcggcggcggcgctgccctgGAGCGGCATGATGGCGGAG TCCCAGAGAACAGGTTCAGCGGCGTGCAGCACAGGGTTGACGACGACATGGACACCCTGCTCGGCCTGGTGCACCCAGCGCTCAGCGCGCCGGAGACGGTGCCGCCGGCTGCTGCCTCCAACCACTCCGGCTCGACCTCGCAGCACAGCAGCGACGACCAGAACCCGTCCACCGTCGACCTTCACGTCGCCGGCGGCACCAGCTCGTCGGACCAGGACTGGGGCCTCGATGGTGTCTGCAAGTGGAGCAACATGTCCAGGATCTG